One Mustelus asterias chromosome 12, sMusAst1.hap1.1, whole genome shotgun sequence genomic region harbors:
- the mrps23 gene encoding small ribosomal subunit protein mS23 isoform X1, with protein MAGSRLEKLGTIFTRVRDLLRSGVMKESEKPCWYDVYAAFPPTREPVYQKPKERFGKVQDPVQEIFYQEDTIRAKFYEVYGNGPRSFDLTRSNFVSTCQRFVEKYQELEAQGEVDEEKLFVATSRALLVEGVMLRRRGGAGISGVASGGPQEGEKRGDPMLDLKLHELLKGIQEEQQLPTPQTRDEAQPR; from the exons GGTCCGTGATTTGTTGCGTTCCGGTGTGATGAAGGAGTCGGAGAAACCTTGCTGGTACGATGTTTACGCTGCCTTCCCTCCCACACGGGAACCCGTCTACCAAAAACCAAAGGAGAGGTTCGGAAAAGTGCAAGACCCAGTCCAGGAGATTTTCTATCAGGAAGACACCATTCGGGC GAAATTCTACGAGGTGTATGGGAATGGGCCGCGGTCCTTTGACCTCACGCGATCCAATTTTGTCTCCACATGCCAAAG GTTTGTGGAAAAGTACCAGGAGCTGGAGGCACAAGGGGAGGTTGATGAAGAAAAGTTATTTGTGGCGACCAGCCGGGCACTCCTGGTCGAAGGAGTCATGTTACGAAGGAGAGGCGGAGCGGGA ATCTCGGGTGTTGCGAGCGGCGGACCCCAGGAGGGGGAGAAGCGGGGGGACCCCATGTTGGATCTAAAGCTGCATGAGCTGCTGAAGGGGATACAGGAGGAGCAACAACTGCCAACGCCTCAGACACGAGACGAGGCACAGCCACGTTGA
- the mrps23 gene encoding small ribosomal subunit protein mS23 isoform X2: MKESEKPCWYDVYAAFPPTREPVYQKPKERFGKVQDPVQEIFYQEDTIRAKFYEVYGNGPRSFDLTRSNFVSTCQRFVEKYQELEAQGEVDEEKLFVATSRALLVEGVMLRRRGGAGISGVASGGPQEGEKRGDPMLDLKLHELLKGIQEEQQLPTPQTRDEAQPR, from the exons ATGAAGGAGTCGGAGAAACCTTGCTGGTACGATGTTTACGCTGCCTTCCCTCCCACACGGGAACCCGTCTACCAAAAACCAAAGGAGAGGTTCGGAAAAGTGCAAGACCCAGTCCAGGAGATTTTCTATCAGGAAGACACCATTCGGGC GAAATTCTACGAGGTGTATGGGAATGGGCCGCGGTCCTTTGACCTCACGCGATCCAATTTTGTCTCCACATGCCAAAG GTTTGTGGAAAAGTACCAGGAGCTGGAGGCACAAGGGGAGGTTGATGAAGAAAAGTTATTTGTGGCGACCAGCCGGGCACTCCTGGTCGAAGGAGTCATGTTACGAAGGAGAGGCGGAGCGGGA ATCTCGGGTGTTGCGAGCGGCGGACCCCAGGAGGGGGAGAAGCGGGGGGACCCCATGTTGGATCTAAAGCTGCATGAGCTGCTGAAGGGGATACAGGAGGAGCAACAACTGCCAACGCCTCAGACACGAGACGAGGCACAGCCACGTTGA